The sequence cgacttctgaaacaccCGAAAAAcgaaaactgaaagcagaagcctcagtacaataaaggtaaaggtaaagggaatgaccattaggtccagttgtggccgactctagggttgcggcactcatctcgctttactggccgagggagccagcgtacagcttctggggcatgtggccagcatgactaaaccacttctggtgaaccagagcagctcacgcaaatgccgtttgccttcccgccagagtggtacctatttatctacttgcactttgacgtgctttcgaactgctaggttggcaggagcagggaccgagcaacgggagctcagcccgtcacagggatctgaactgccaaccttctgattggcaagccctaggctctgtggtttaacatacagtgccacccgcatcctcaatacaatagggaaactcaaaaagGAAGCGGCGAGGCACGTTTGGCTTTGGAAAAtcttttgaaaaccaaagcagttacttcTAGGTTTTCAGCGTTCGAAAGCCAAAACGTGTGTCAGTGGagacgttcgacaaccgaggttccactgtataagaaaaCTTTGTTCTTAGCTGTCTCAGTAAAATTCAGCCATCATCTTGAGGTTTTGAAGGAGAATGCTAAACCAATGGTCTTGGCTGCCACTTGGAGGACTTTTGTAACTAACATGAAGAAACAACTTATGAAGCTACTTATCCCAGTGAAGGATGACTTTGTTTGGCAGTACCCATGACATATGCCTTTGTTTGACTGATTAGTCTGAGTTATGCTTCTTTCACCATTTAATTGATTGAATTCAGTTAAAGCCTTTGCACTAACCATTTCCAGAGCAAACAAGATCCCATTTATCTCTTGCTGATGCAGATACCACCTTtatggtccacaatagaaagtgtcctttcatactgcatcacggtgtggtacgctggtttgacaccagctgataggaagtgcctacagagggtggtgaatacaacacaagatattatgggctgtcccatgaatccactggatgaaatagcagaagaacgttgcctcaggagagtgaggaaaattctcagggatgattcacaccctggctggcactttcttgatctcctgccctcgggcagaagatatagaagcaggattagtcgcaccaacagggtagagaacagcttctatccctgggctgttaggctgctgaatgaaaagataacaacagggcaactgactttcgggtttggtgggtgtgcatcagtaaacgaggggaattaacaCTAAttgagctgagtggggggtgctcatgtaacctcactgtatacaagttgtacaaatgacaataaagtatttcaatttcaatatggGATCCACCAGGTCTGAAAACCAGATGGATCACATCACTCTATTTATAACCTTTTACTTCATTGTTTCAGGTGCTCTTTGTATTCTGGTTTTTATCACCAATGGGCTTATTGTTGGTGTGAATGTTACCGACTGGATGAAAGGCAGAAGTCTGATGCCCAGTGATGAAATTCTGGCCAGCCTGGGGCTGTCCAACCTTTGCTTCTGCACCTCACTAATTCTGGACTATTTCATTTCACTCATCTGGAAGGAGTTCTTCAGTAAGTTTTACATGGTGCAAAAAATCACATTCACCCTCGACATTGCTGCAAGCTTTTTGAGCTTCTGGTTCACTGCCTGGCTGAGTGTTTTCTACTGCATGAAGATTGTCAACTTCAAGCAGTCGTTTTTGCTGAGGGTGAAACTACAATTTTCTAGCCTTGTGCGTTGGTTCCTCCTTGGTTCTGTGCTGGCTTCCTGTGGAGCAACATTCCTAGTCACCTGGACTTTTGAAACAGTGTCCCAAGCATCCGACAATCTGAACAATCAGACTTTCCTCAGCCTTCCCTCTGACTTTAACTTTACAAACGACTACAAAAAGCGAAAATTGATACTCGTGCATATGCCTATGCCTTACAAACTCCTCCCCATTATCCTGGGCTGTTCTGTCCCCCTAGTGATAGTGATTGCCTCTTCTGTGCCAATTCTCAATACTCTTTTCAGgcatgccaaaaacctggaacaAAATGCAACCATTTTCCACAACCCTCGCCTGGAGGTTCATCTCAATGCAGCCAAGTCAGTGCTGTCTCTTCTTATAAGCTATACTTCCTTGTTTGTTAGCGAGATAATAATCAGAACGGAAATCTTTCCCAACTGGACTTATCAGTATTTTCTGTGTCTGATCTTTCAACTTTCTAACTTGGTGGCACAAGGTTTCATTCTGGTTGCAAGTAACCCAAAACTGAAGCAATCAGCTGTACAAATTATTTCCTGTGTGCAGCAGTAACCTTAGAAAATCCAAAcacagttgctgagcttttggggggcaattgTCCCAAAAACTGATGAGCCTTTTTTGGTTGATCGGCAGTGGCGGATGAGCAAGCTTTCGAAATTGCCATCTAGGAGGCAACAAGGAAGTGACGGCTGTGCAGCGGGGAACAGATGAGATCCCAGACATTTACTATTATATTTACTATTAGCCCCACCCTGCAGACATTAGCGGAATTTTCTGGTTTATATGGCAACCCAGTGCTGATAGAAAGGCTTGTTTAGGTTTGTAGAAAAATCTGGCCATGGATGACATTGCTTGGGCATTAGGTATAGCATCATCAACACCCTTATTACTTGTGTAAGTTTGcaactatttaaaaaaacctttattcTTTAGGTAGGAGGAATAAGGAATAATGGATAAACATATGTCTGTCTTTCATGGAAACTGTAAAGCTGGGATGAAAACAGACTCACATCACAGGAAAACAAGCCACTGTTGCTTCAATTTAACTATGCCTGTCTTTATTTATAAAGAGACTTCAATTTCACTAATTACAAACTTGAATGGAAGGGATATATAGGGATGTAATGCTCTtgctgggggacgcgggtggcgctgtgggtaaaagcctcagcgcctagggcttgccgatcgaaaggtcggcggttcgaatccccgcggcggggtgcgctcccgttgctcggtcccagcgcctgccaacctagcagttcgaaagcactcccgggtgcaagtagataaatagggaccgctttctagcgggaaggtaaacggtgtttccgtgtgcggctctggatcgccagagcagcgatgtcacgctggccacgtgacccggaagtgtctccggacagcgctggcccccggcctctagagtgagatgggcgcacaaccctagagtctgtcaagactggcccgtacgggcaggggtacctttacctttacctttaatgctctTGCTAAAAATTCACATGGCCAACTAGAATTGTTCCAAGATTCAAATCTCAAGGGCCTGGTACAGGGTCTCACTTTGAGAGTGATATGGTAAAGCAAACCCATAGCTGACTggttttgcaaataaaaaatgtgttacacaaacacaccattgaaaaataaaaagtgcaTAGTACAAGTGCATGGAGTAAGATAAGACtcaaacaagaagaaaaagaaaagaaatagtgcccatgtagaaaacaaaacagaaaaacaacaataaattgtTTTGTAAATATAAAATGTGTTGTCTGCTTTGGACAAATCACTGCTGGCTGCATTGCACATGTGAAAATGACTGAATCGTAATATGGCACAGGTTTTGGCATGAGATGAATGATCTCAGGTTTCCTCTACCATCGTTTGCTTGAGTTTCAAAGATGCTATTCTGAGTGTGAAAATGGTTATAGGTTTGGAAAATGAATCCCAAGCAGCAAACAGCTTAGCTGTAGTTCCGGAACAAGGTGGTCCCTCAACTAGGCTGACCTAAAGTTATTCTAGGGCTTTTTATATATTACCAAAAAGACTTTCAATCTGGCCCAATAGAATACTGGTAGGTGTTGAAAtgtatggagggcaccagattggagaaGCCTGGCCATAAACCAGTAAGTCATTTCAAAGCTCTGTGAAACTAACAGTTGGAAATTTAAAGGCGACAGAAACATTGGCATGACAGAAATGTCAAGATGAAAAATTGGTTTATTTGCATCATTTCCATCATTACAAAAGAGATTTAATCAAATTAATATTTTGATACTATGTTCCTCTACCATTTAAAAATAACTAATGAGAGTTTATTAATCAGAAATTGTTTACTCGGTATAATACAAAAATCAATTTTTGTTTATTGGATAATTAGGAATATCTACAAAGTAGACAGTGATTAGAACATATTGATTGTGTAGGCACTGGCCAGAATAGTAATTGACATGAATTTTAAGAAATGCTTAAGTAGCGAAGATTACAAGATGTAAGTCCGTGGAGCAGGGAACAATTTTTTTCAAACACAAAATATCAGGGCAAATGCTTTCAATCAGGTATTTTAGCTATTATTGTCTCATTTAACCTTAGAATgtgattggtttttttttaattaagcaaaTAAATCAGAAATGAAAATGATTCTAatggcaatttaaaaataaatagattacTTCCAATcaaactgcaaaataataattacaatttttaaaagaaaaaacccataTGCTTTCTATTCCAAATCATCCAAACAATCTGTGTTCAGTTTTCAAAGTCTTTCATTTCAATGAGAATCAAAGGTGTGTatatagatcagggtttcccacacttgggtctccagctgtctttttggactacaattcccatcatccctgatcgctGGCCCCGctggctagggataatgggaactgtagtcaaaaaacagctggagaccaaaagTGTGGGAAGCCCTGATTTAGATGCATAACTTGCACAAATCAGGATTTCATGTATTACATATCTCAATGACACTACTTCAGCCTCTCGTAAATTACTGCTGGATCCCAAAGACCAGCCTGGAATGCTTACAGTGTTTCTGAAGGTGTTCAGACTTTGACTCTACTGCATCTGAAGTGGGAGAGAGTGCTATAATTGGGGGTTTGCCACCATGAAGAGGGCTAGGGAGTGTGAGATATGGAGCGtgagataccatatttttcgctctataagacgcacccgtcCATAAAACGCACccagttttagagggggagaacaagaaaaaaaaagattctttccctctctgcgcagcgccccttcagtgaagcggcaggagaagcggcgcccaacccctctcgctctcctggcttcagcgaaagcagcgcgaagccatggagcctgcattcactccataagacgcacacacatttccccttactttttaggaggggaaaatgtgcgtcttatagagcgaaaaatatggtaccttgtTTCCTCATCTGATCCAGAAGAAAGAAATTCCAGTTTTCCATCTattattccctgcctgccagcaTAAGATATTTAGGTTTCTTTCTGCCTCCTTCTGACCCAATTCAACAGGTAGAGAAATCTTCAAATCCCATGCTTCCTTGCAGCCAACGATCATTTCCAGTGACTGAGAAGTCGGGAAAGCCTCTCTTATATCTAGCAAACCTGTTTTGTTGCTGGTTACCagagctatttttccagaaaagaaggtgccggaactcaccacaaacacccccctcattctcttagaatggcaatggcgcccatctgagaggtgccagaattgagctctggtgagctctggctgaaaaataGCCCTGGTAGTTACCATCATTCCCTTCTTAAAGCTAAaggttttattttttgctttgctgAGGGTTAGGATCACCCATTATAATTATTCTTATTAGGAaggtttattaaaaataaatcctttttttgttgtttgcaaaagcTATCATCTTGCTATGGGAAACAATACAGAGGTAAACCTCTCCAGCCATACCATCAGTGTATTCTCCTTTGCTTGAGCACAAGGGGAGGAGATGCtctaaaattcggggggggggggctacaggaAATTCAGGAccctccttctcccttccttgcCCCATGGTTTATCTGGGGAACTGGAGCTGCTGTATCTCTACATACCcttcaacttttctccaatgaaaatagggacatcctaaggaaaagcggatcAAGTCAGaaatgggacggcttctgtaaatccgggactgtcctgggaaaatagggagacttggagggtctgtcgcTACAGAGGGGGAGGTATGCGCTGTTCCTGTTAGCAGGTTAGTGTGCATTCAAAgtgatttaaaaacaaccaccaccagcaccCAGAATTGGCCATCTTGAAATTCAAGACGACCTGTTTGGGTTTCTCTCCAGCCCTGAGTGACTTGCTCCAGCTTTGAACTTCATTCACACAGTACCAAAGGTTTGTCCGGGGACAGGCGCCCACTGAGATTTAAGAAAAGAACTAGGGTAAGAGCAGCTTGAGAAGGCTTTAGCACGTGAATGACAGCCAGTAACTACTCATTGGCAACGGACGTTCAGAGTCTGCTCTGAGAAGGGGCAAGAAGCCAAGCGAAAGCCAGAGGGATGGAGAGCAGGCCAGCAAAAGGAAGGTTGCCCGTTGGGCTGAGAGCCTTGGAGGTCACCGTGGGAGGAGTTGCCTGGTGCTTGGCTTTCCTTTCTAGCGGAGGTGCAGGCGGGGATCTGGAAATGTCCTTGCAGGGCTCTGGTTCAAGGTCAACAATGTCTCGGACAAAGCCAGTCTCATTTCTCACCACCTCCTGGaggtcaagaaagaaagaaaactttaaGGATCTACACCTATTTTTTTGCTGTAGTTGTGCGGTTGGTACTACTTCTCCCTTGGAGAGATAAGACATAgtttgaaatggaaaatgatgAGGGATAGTCtttcttgggaggtggtggaatctccttgcttggaagtttttaagcagaggttgacttGAGGTTGCAAAGCACAGCACTTGTTCTCCTCTCTATTTAAATCTCCCTTTGTGTAGAGATTTTCAAAAGGgatacatgacaaatctgaagaatCATGAATTGTGCAGGGTGTTTATGTTACCCAGATTTAATATGTTTCCCTCAATGATAGTGAGAGGATAGTGAGACGCTCTCCCAGAATcagagcgtctctgcaaatgtagtaaacaggaacctgatactttggagcatattttcttttcttgtgattttggcatttatgccagaagaTAATTATTAGAGGCCTTACAACTCAACAGGCTGATTTCTTTGCCACCACCGGTTCAGGACCTGCTTTCGTACAGtaatgatcaaattactttaatagtggctgaacttctgagtgctgtccatgtagaaagactgggccattataaagagattttgtggttgtattgtattatttatgcaaattgattttcttcggagttaaagatctgactgggacaaaccttgttacgttgattttgtattttgcacaatttgtatacggtgtctatttgataatgtgtggtttgctatgcctaataaaagATAtttgggcggggggtggggtggaagcagAGGTTGGTCATGGATGCGTTAGCTGaaattccagctctacaattctatgattctatggtaggTTGAAAAATGAGCTGTTAAAGGAACAAGCTCCAGGGACCATTTCACAGTTCTGTTCTCCCACCCACCacaaatctaccgtatttttcactctataagacacaccagaccacaagaggcacctagtttttggaggaggaaaacaggaaaaaaatattctgaatctcagaagccagaacagcaagagggatcgctgtgcagtgaaagcagcaatccctcttgctgttctggcttctgggatagctgcgcagcctgcattcactccataagatgcacacacatttccccttactttttaggagggaaaaagtgagtcttatagagcaaaaaatacggtacttttaggTAAGGCTGTGCAGTTGTAGCAACAACTGAACAACACTGAGGTTCTTGGACCCTCCAGCCAGCGACCCACCCTAAAAATCAGCTTGGGAGGGTTGGGGCACCctatggagcagatttggggaggatgggtgggtgagagaggaaaagcaagtcccactgtgtgaGTGGAGCTCCACTCATGCACTGCTGGACACCTCCCAAAGATTTTGATTTGCGCTCTTGTGTGAGGGTAGGGGAGCTTTaagcctttaaaaggtaaaggtaaagggaccccctgactgttaggtccagttgtggccgactctggggttgcggcgctcatctcactttattggccgagggagctggcgtacagcttccgggtcatgtggccagcaggactaagccgcttctggcgaaccagagcagcgcacggaaacgccatttaccttcccaccggagtggtacctatttatctacttacactttgatgtgatttcaaactgctaggttggcaggagcagggaccgagcaatgggagctcaccccgtcacggggattcaaactgccaaccttctgatcggcaagccctatgctctgtgaTTCTAAATATTACACGGGGCCTGTGTCTGGAGTTTGCCTTGGAAAAACTTCTCATTTACTTCATCAGGAGCTTTCCCCCCTGTGGAAATTGCAGTTGTGAGGGGACCATTGGTTAAACCACCTCTATTTCCCCCAGTGTAGGGTCCTGATCTGGATCAAGCCCTCTTGCATTAGCCATTCCTTTAATCCCACCTCACCCCACACTTAAAGA is a genomic window of Podarcis muralis chromosome 17, rPodMur119.hap1.1, whole genome shotgun sequence containing:
- the LOC114588024 gene encoding taste receptor type 2 member 41-like — encoded protein: MGSTRSENQMDHITLFITFYFIVSGALCILVFITNGLIVGVNVTDWMKGRSLMPSDEILASLGLSNLCFCTSLILDYFISLIWKEFFSKFYMVQKITFTLDIAASFLSFWFTAWLSVFYCMKIVNFKQSFLLRVKLQFSSLVRWFLLGSVLASCGATFLVTWTFETVSQASDNLNNQTFLSLPSDFNFTNDYKKRKLILVHMPMPYKLLPIILGCSVPLVIVIASSVPILNTLFRHAKNLEQNATIFHNPRLEVHLNAAKSVLSLLISYTSLFVSEIIIRTEIFPNWTYQYFLCLIFQLSNLVAQGFILVASNPKLKQSAVQIISCVQQ